The DNA sequence CTATTTTACAATAAACTAAAGAAGTTTCTTTATTCTTACCCCATACAGTTATTTGGGTTAGTTGTTCCTGCCAGGTATTGtctccattttttaaagagaCTCCCGCTTCAGTTTAATTTTAACAAACTCCCAGAAGATAAAACTGATGGACCAGGAGGTTCATTTCCTCCCCCTTTTCAGAGCGTTAGCAAGGAGCTGGCTTGGCAGATCCAATGACCTCAAAGTAAGGGCAAGCTGGGACCAGCCACTGAGCAGAGAGGCTCCACAAGGCCATTTCTTTGGGGCTTCCCTAGTCCCCTGACCCTTTATGAAACACGGGAATTCTCTAGTGCCTGTGCCCCAAGTTGTGAGATAATGAGAATTGAGGACACTGGAACCACTCTACTGCTTCCCTGCTTCTAAGGAGCCCCACCCCAGAAGAGCCCATCTACATCTCTTTACTTTGCatacatttattaaattccatCTCAGTCTAAATCGTTCATCTAAAAATCGTTTCAAAACTCCCTCATAGCTTCAGACAGTATAAGCCAATTTACTTAATTTTACTATCACTAAATAGAAACTTTTCAAATCTATATGCACTAAAAGCTTATAAAAATAGGTATCAACTGTCCCTGTGAGGGGGGGGAGGGTATTGTTTTACCAAATTCACTCTGTCTGCTTCCCATACCTTCTACAGATTTTTCCACCTAAAAAAGCTTTGGAAATTAGAATTATATGATTCTAATGGgatcattcaataaaattcattttttaaaatacagccatAGCTtttgaaatattacatataataaAGAGAAGGGATAGTGCCAAGATTGAAACTTTACatgctttgaaagaaaaattcGGTCCAATATAAACGTGTTCATGTTCAATTCTTGCatttaaattaataagtaaatgtaaataaataaatcactaaattaagttaattaaaatacattaatatttaaattattaaacttAAATTGTCATTACATTAAGTTATTACTAAGCTTCTGTGAACACTCAGATGCGTAACACATGAGAACATCTTACTCCTTTGAATTTCACCAACATTCTCTTAAGCTgaataaccaaaaatatttattctagaaacatatcTTGGCTGCATTTATAAAAGCTTCAATGAagctcattctttaaaaaaataaaataacttttgacAAAGCATAAAGCAATTGGTGTCTGCAAATTCCCAGAGAATTCAGAAACAAAGTTACTGAGGATAAAATTAAAACAGTTGATCATTCAGAGCCAGGAAAACCTAGGGCAGACTGCCTATTCCCTAGAATAACAGAAAGGTCAGCCTAACACTGAAGTTTTCTTCAGGCCACCCTAATTCTGATTGGGGAAACGGAGGTGCTGTTTCTATACACAGGCTCCCTTTTGCAGGGGTTTTGACCGAAGCAAGTATTTAGTTAAGCTCCTTTCTACAATAGGGCATGCACATTCGCAGCCCACGGTCTGTGCTGAGAATAAGGGCTCCGCACGAATGGAAATGGGACAATAGCgcatctgcatttttaaatccAACGCCACCGACCTCGCGGACGTCATTCTCCTTCAGCACGTGCCCGGCAATGTAGCGGATAGAGTCGAGCGCAGCTTCCAGTGTGTTACGGGGCTGTGACCCGTGACGGTGCCCGGGCTGCTCCTTCTGAATGAAGTACCTGTCCACGTGGCTTCTCATGCACAGCAGCTTGGGGAGCCGGTGGAGAAATATCCTGCGGACCCAGGGTGCCATCGCGTTATGTGTCGAGGAAGAGCGGTGATGGACGTTGATGGCAAAGACAGTTACCATGATCGAGAGCGTCACAAAAATCATGGTGAACACCAGATATTCTCCAATCAGAGGGATGACTTTGGAAGAGGAAGGTATGATCTCTTcgatcaccagaaggaaaacggTCAAAGAGACAAGGACTGAGGTGCAGAGACTGATTTTTTCACCTTCGTTTGAAGGAAGATAGAAGACAAGTACAGTTAAAAACGAGAGCCCGATACAGGGTATAATAAGGAACAAGGTATAAAAGAGAGGCAGGCGCTTAATGACAAATGAGTAGGTGACATATGCGTACCAGCAGCAGTCATCAGTTCTGTTTCCTTTGCTCCCTGTCGCGCTCACAATTTCCCATTCCCCGTTATCAAAAAAATCTCTCTTGTCCACGTGGTGGTCCTCTAAAACGATATCGACCTGTGAGCCGTCGTAAGTCCAAGAACCAAACTTCATGGAACAGTTCTGGAGATCAAACGGGAAAAATGTGACATCGATGGTGCAGGAACTTTTGTAGTTGGCTGGCGGGGTCCACGTGACGGTGCCATCGTGCCTGACCACCATTTTCGTCCTGGTCCCTTCAAAGCAACCATCTGCACTGAAATGCATACACACAGCAATGCAGAGAGAACACAACCCAGACGTGCACTTTAGGAGCTTAGGACTTTAAAAGTCTGTAACCAATAGCATGAAATAACTGTTAGGGAACACCGGCTTTTGAGCCATCTCCCTTCAATATCTAAGTTTACTGTGAAGTGGACCCTTTCTTCCATGTCCACCCCAGGACTGACAATTATATCGTCACAGATAATACAGGACTGACAATTAACAGAGATATCCACAGAATCCTgggatttttaattcattcattcatttattttgcatgggcaggcaccaggaatcgaacctgggtctccagcatggcaggtgagaattctaccactaagccaTCGTTGCACAGCCCAGATCCTAGGATTTTAATGGTTGAAAAGATCTCGCTttatacacacaaaaatatagaATTGGATGCGgaagactcaggtttgattcccagtccatgcacttcccccctcaaaacaaaacaacacaaaacaaaaaaacataaatatatatataattgggcTATTCATGAAACAGACATGCACAGAGCCCAACCTGAATCCACACTCCTATACTCCCAACACAGTGCTCCTCCCAGCCCACCACAAATACGGGGCGCTTTCTTCTTTGAAAGGATAAGAAAATCAAGCAGGCATGGCCCTGAAAAAAGGCAGTGCCTCTCAAACTCTCCCACCCAGTGAATTCATACACTGGAGAAGGCTAATAAGAAGCTGCACCACAAACCAAAGATTTCTTTGAAACATCATTAATTTAAAGTTCATGTGACTTTTGCAGTTCGCTCTGTAATACAGccatgtttaataggaaaatgtTTCCAATGACTTAAAGTGAAACGATGCTCCAAGAAGCTGCATCGTATTACCTTATAGCTTTGTTCACCCCTTGCATATTAAGACACATGGAGGTAAAAGGTTTGAAATGATAAAAGGTATTTTTGTGTGGTGTTTGCTTTGGTCCTCATGCCAAATTGCCTTTTTGcaaggaagataaaaaaaaagcttcaggACAAGTGCAAAGTCTCAGATTTTCCCTGGAGTGGCCCAAGGAAAAATGTACCCAGAGTTATCCTAGTACCCAGAGTTATCCTctccaaaagtttaaaaatcaccTTCAGAACACACTTAGGTAGGCTAAGATTTCTATAAAGATGAGTTATTAACCTACCATTCCTCATTGTGGGAAAATTATAATACTTATGCaaaatttcaatataaaatttGACCTCAACTCTGTATAAactgcacccccccaaaaaaaattggaaggaagtCTGCCAAATCCATAGTCTCCTAAATAAGAGAATAAATGGAGATGTCTTGGTTTGAACCCCAACTCTGTCACTTAAGCTATATCATCTTGAACAAGGAATAAATGTCCTATGCTTccctctcatctgtaaaataaatgtaatagcAACACATGCCTCATGAGGTTATCATGAAAACCGAATGAAATAAAGCATGTGAGGCACTTAGTATGTTGCCAGACACACGAGAAGTTCATTACTTACAAACTAATAAAAGTAGTTGGGATAATGAGATTGATTATAGGTGATTTTCCCCTATGTCCTTATACCTTCCTGTACTTTCCAAACTCTTTACAAATTTGGAAATCAAAGAAcactttctttttgtatgctgtatggcggggtcacatttcagtacttttccatgtgagtatcctgtttttttgcagcaccatttgttgactttctgttggtttgttttttggggggacgCGCATGGATGGGAATTGACCCCGGGTCTCCTGCATCTAAAAGCACTTTTATGATCAGGAAACAATACACTAAAAAAAGGTGAGGATCTACAGAACTAACTATAGGTTTATGAAATGGAAGAAGATAAACTCACATCATTTGATTTTAGAGCTGAACAGTttccaaaaagagagagaaaattactgGTGACTAATATTAACAGAAGTGTTTTCTTTTGAAAGCACACTGTTATACTGATAAATAGAACTTACTTATCAAACAGCACGATGTCTGGGGTCCAGAGGAAGTCTGAAGGGACACGTATAACTTTTATTCCACCATAGTCATCAGGGTTCCATCTTAATTTTACATCTATCCATTCCTTGAAAACAAAGAACTGGCCTTCAATCTCAACAAAATAGtcaaaaacagtgaaaaagtaTACTTTTTTTGGTCAAACGTAGAAATTTTTGACATGACTCATCTTTACCCCCAACAGGGAAAACT is a window from the Tamandua tetradactyla isolate mTamTet1 chromosome 14, mTamTet1.pri, whole genome shotgun sequence genome containing:
- the CHRNA5 gene encoding neuronal acetylcholine receptor subunit alpha-5: MTTNVWLKQEWIDVKLRWNPDDYGGIKVIRVPSDFLWTPDIVLFDNADGCFEGTRTKMVVRHDGTVTWTPPANYKSSCTIDVTFFPFDLQNCSMKFGSWTYDGSQVDIVLEDHHVDKRDFFDNGEWEIVSATGSKGNRTDDCCWYAYVTYSFVIKRLPLFYTLFLIIPCIGLSFLTVLVFYLPSNEGEKISLCTSVLVSLTVFLLVIEEIIPSSSKVIPLIGEYLVFTMIFVTLSIMVTVFAINVHHRSSSTHNAMAPWVRRIFLHRLPKLLCMRSHVDRYFIQKEQPGHRHGSQPRNTLEAALDSIRYIAGHVLKENDVREVVEDWKFIAQVLDRVLLWTFLLVSVVGSLGLFVPVIYKWANIIIPIHIGNANK